One Hordeum vulgare subsp. vulgare chromosome 4H, MorexV3_pseudomolecules_assembly, whole genome shotgun sequence DNA window includes the following coding sequences:
- the LOC123447459 gene encoding acyl transferase 7-like — protein MTSTPTVTKSPPALIPPAGPTPCGTLPLSSIDKTVAGSGFVNLIQVFPPPSVSAARKDQGAVAAVAAMRNGFARALVPYYPVAGRVASSGLAVDCTGEGIWFVEAAASCALADVDGLDCFPLLIPGELLLPGPPPGEKLNHHILMVQATRFTCGGFAVGIRFSHAVFDGHGAAQFLTAAGELARGLKAPSVAPVWDRDAIPEAPSPTPSPGQLTELRLVTQVADISAESIARVKDEFKQAAATCSTRDVCSTFDVVTVMVLKCRTLALASALPDDAEVRMAFAASTRHLLRGVLPTVEGYYGNCVFLACLTRTARAVREATLAEVVGAVREAKEEVPARFAGWMRGVEQYDVPPLDYSTVILSDWSRLGFDEVDYGFGAPGYVFPLNNHVNFVAALNYVRPPAPRRGGIRVVLRCVEEPHAAAFAVELAKFA, from the coding sequence ATGACCAGCACGCCCACCGTTACCAAGTCGCCGCCGGCGCTCATCCCGCCGGCGGGGCCTACCCCCTGCGGCACCCTCCCGCTCTCCTCCATTGACAAGACCGTCGCCGGCTCCGGCTTTGTGAACCTTATACAGGTCTTTCCCCCGCCCTCGGTCTCCGCCGCGCGCAAGGACCAGGGCGCCGTCGCGGCCGTGGCCGCAATGCGCAACGGGTTCGCGAGGGCGCTTGTACCGTACtatccggtggccggccgagtcgcctcaagcggtctcgccgtggaCTGCACCGGAGAGGGCATCTGGTTCGTGGAGGCAGCCGCGAGCTGCGCGCTCGCCGACGTCGACGGCCTCGACTGCTTCCCTCTGCTCATCCCAGGAGAGCTCCTCCTCCCAGGTCCTCCCCCTGGCGAGAAGCTCAACCACCACATCCTCATGGTCCAGGCGACGAGGTTCACCTGCGGTGGGTTCGCCGTCGGGATCCGTTTCAGCCACGCGGTGTTCGACGGGCATGGGGCTGCGCAGTTCCTTACGGCGGCGGGGGAGCTAGCGCGGGGGCTCAAGGCGCCGTCAGTGGCTCCGGTGTGGGACCGCGACGCGATCCCAGAAGCTCCAAGCCCGACGCCGTCGCCGGGGCAGCTCACGGAGTTGAGGCTGGTGACCCAGGTGGCCGACATCTCGGCGGAGAGCATCGCGCGCGTCAAGGACGAGTTCAAGCAGGCTGCCGCGACATGTTCGACGCGGGATGTGTGCTCCACCTTTGACGTGGTGACGGTCATGGTGCTCAAATGCCGCACGCTGGCGCTGGCGTCGGCGCTCCCTGACGACGCCGAGGTACGGATGGCCTTCGCCGCCAGCACGCGGCACCTTCTCCGCGGCGTGCTGCCGACGGTGGAGGGCTACTACGGCAACTGCGTGTTCCTGGCGTGCCTCACGAGGACTGCCAGGGCCGTCCGGGAGGCCACGCTGGCGGAGGTCGTCGGCGCGGTACGGGAGGCCAAGGAGGAGGTTCCCGCTCGGTTCGCGGGCTGGATGCGCGGCGTCGAGCAGTACGACGTGCCGCCGCTGGACTACAGCACAGTGATCTTGTCGGACTGGAGTCGTCTCGGCTTCGACGAGGTGGACTACGGCTTCGGCGCGCCAGGGTACGTGTTCCCGCTCAACAACCACGTCAACTTCGTCGCGGCGCTCAACTATGTCAGGCCGCCGGCGCCCAGGCGTGGGGGCATCCGGGTGGTGCTCCGCTGTGTCGAGGAGCCTCATGCCGCCGCGTTCGCCGTCGAGCTCGCCAAGTTCGCCTAG